The Brassica oleracea var. oleracea cultivar TO1000 chromosome C7, BOL, whole genome shotgun sequence sequence TGATAAGTCTGGCACTTATACTACTCGATCAGGCTACAATGTTGGAATCTTAGCGTCACTCACAACTTCCACAACTATTCCTACTCCCTTTGATTGGATGAAGAATATTTGGAATGTTCAAACATCTCCTAAACTCAAAGATTTTCTCTGGAAATTGGCAAGAAAGGCTATTCCAGTCAGCGGGAACCTAGCCACTAGAGGACTTCCACGCTTTCCGTGTAAAAACTTCAATGGCACTGAAGATGATCTTCATGTTTTCCTCCACTTTCCAGTGGCCTCTCAGGTCTGGCGTTTGGTCCCAATGGCAACGGTCCCGTCTCCTCTAACTCCCTCTATCCAGGAACTCATCTCCATTGTGCATACCGCGACGTAATCTCCCTCCTTCTGGTGTTACAATACCACTGTGGCCTTGGGTTCTCTGGAACTTATGGAAAGCGCGAAACAAGCTATGCTTTGAGAACCACACTTACTCTGCTATAGAGATTGTTACTAAGTCTGTTCGAGATGCTTTTGAATGGCAAACGGCTCAGACGTTAATCCCCACTATGGCCCGCTCTGATAGGCCCCAACAACGGCCCGCTCCAGTCCCTCCTGTTGACAGCGTAATCACTTCTTTCCATGTGGACGCAGCATGGGATGCACGATCCGAGACTTGCGGTCTGGGAGGCATATTTTCGGGACCTTCCGCTTCTCGACTTCCACTATTGTCCGAAACTCAGACCCTAGTTTCTTCTGCACTAATGGCTGAGGCCTTAGCAATTCGTTTGGCGGTCATGACGGCTGCATTCGCAAACATTAAATCCCTCGTGATCTTGACTGACTCCCTCACCCTCGTCAACCTCTTGAAAGGGAAAGAGTCTAGGCCTTGGTTGTTTGGTATTTTGTTTGATATTTATCATTTTAGCTCTAATTTCGAAGTTATTTCCTTCTGTTTCATTCCTTGGTTACAAAACTGTAATGCTTATCTCATCGCAAAGACATCACTGGCTGAGACTATGTCATCCTTTATGGGAGTGTAAGATCCCTCTTTTTTAATGAAATATCTGTTTGCTCAAAAAAAGAAAAATGAAACTCAGCGTTTCAAGTTAACGAAATGTTAACGGAGAGGTTAATAAACTAACGGAATCTTAGTTGAAAGTTTAAAAACATAAAATATTAGATGAAGATTTTTCTTCAATCTAAAAATACTTGGGGTTTAAATCATTAAAAACCCTTTTAGGAACAAGGTCTTTGTATTTATCGAAATTAGGCGTTTCAGACTTTTAATGGTCTCACTTTGTTTAACATCCTTTGTTACTGTGATGAAATCGGTTCAGTGGTTTATTGTTTACTAGTGTAACCCCATGCTACGCATGGGTTAATTTACTGTTTGTAAAATTATTTGATCAAAAGTCATAATTTTCAATCAGAATAGATATTATTTAAAATATTATATGAACATCACATAATTTTAGAGGCACCTTCATTGAAATATATTTTATTTATTTTTGAAAGTTCAATAATATAAAATATAGTTAAAATATACTTTATTTGAGACTTTAATTTACTCGATAATTTCTTACTGAATAATAAATACTTAATTTAATTTAATGTAACTTTAAATATGATAAATCTAATAAATTTATTTTCTTTTTATTTTACAGTTTAAAATAATTCAGTGACATTTATGTTAATTCACCTAACATATTTTTTTTAGAAAGCACACATTTAAACAAAATTAACCCACAAATTTTTAAAAATTAAAAATTAACCCACAACTTTTATTCTGATAGTTTTTAATTTAAAAATTAAAACTGACAAATTTTGTTTGATTTTTATTTTGCTATAATGAATTTCCCAGTATTAATTAATTAAATTTCAGTTACAAAAAATAATTAAAGTAAATTCACCTCTGGATTCATAAATGCAGGTTCCCTCGTACGTCCAGCAATAGTTTTGTTGGCGAAATCAATTGCATTGGTGAATATTGAAAAATAACTGATCCAGCAAAGGAAATATTTTTTCAAACACATTTTTTTTTAACACACCAGCAAAGAAAAATTAATCAACAAACCAAAGAAAAGTACTTAAAGTGGAACACATGTTAACCTTTTTTTGTCTGGCCAAAACCGATGCTTGTATCTTTAGTCCCCCTTGAAGCGACTGCAAATTTACTGCATGTGAGTGTAGTTATGGGCTTTCCACGAGAATAACTTTGTCTATACTCCATCCCATCTTTCCAAACTGTTAACTCCATGATCTGTAAAATTGAATTTCTTCAAAATCAAAGTACTAGTATCAGCCTCTTCCCATAATTCCACTGTATCTATCTAAAATTTTGTTGATAATGTTTTTTGAAGTATAATCCATGCAATAAATAAAAAAAAGTTTTGATATGCTCCAAAAATATTTATGAAGAATCGTAGAGAGCAAAACTGATAATGGAGATGGTAGAAAAAGGGGGAAAGAAAGCAGAAAGTAAATCAGAGATTAAATTTTATATAAGAAAAAAAACGGTTTGAAATCATGACAATTCAACAATGTGAATGTGATATTTGAGAAAATTTAGGATGAAGTTGATGAAAATTAGGGATGATGAATTTATTTTAATCAAACTTTTTTTTTAAATAAAACATTTTTCATTTGTCAAAATTTGATTCGTTAAGTGACTTGTGCTTTAGGATACAAAGGATTTTTTCCTTCAATGAGCGAATGACCTCTATTAGGTTACAGTAGGTCAGAATTGGTGGGATTGATCTCTTGGAGATTTACTTCCAAAAATTGATTTTTTTTTCAAGCTACTAATGTGGATAAAAGAAGAGCAAAACAATTTAAAAAGATTCGAGTTTATGTTTAACAATTTGTCCCTTAATTTTTGGATCTTCGATCAACCGTTTCTCAAATTTTATTAAAAAATGACTTGTAGACAAACGTAAAGACATCAATTTCAGAAATTATCTAATGCTCTCTCGATGAGTTTCCGTCTGTAAAATTTCAATCTTTGATTTCTGCGGAAGCATTAGCCTCTCTTCCAACCTCCTATTAGAATGCATAACTACTGTCTTTGTTGTGAGTGTATTGTGTTTGTTTTTCTTTGATTCGTATAGCCTTTTGGTATTTTGATTCTATATGTCCTTTCTTATGACATACTTACTGGTATGGCCGCCATATGTTTTCATTCTTTTTGTAATACTCTAGAACTTTTTACTCATGTTGCTTAATGCCAAACAAGCATTAAAGTTTTTTCTTCAAAAGTGCAAAAACAATTTTTTTCCTTATCTTGTGGCTTTTGAAGATACCGGTTCGTGCAGGAGAACCCATATGCCAAAATTTCACATTCACGCATTGGACCAGTGTGGTCCATGAAGACCAATATCTTAAGATGTTTCGACTGTTTTAACTCAAAATCAGTAATGAATGAATTGACTCAAAAAAATTATATATGTGTTGGCTTTTTAAAACTATGTGAGATTTTTCAGAAAAGTTAAAAGCAAGAGAGTTTTATTTCATTGATAACAAAGGAGAAAACAAACTCAAAGAACAGAAATGACGATTACATCACAAGGAGCAACAACTTCATCTTATTATTACAACACACATCACACATCTCTTTATTCATAATGTTGTTTGATCCAAGACAAAGATTTAGAGATCACTAGACGGGGACGATGTTGGTCACAGAGACCTTAACCATTTCAGCTTCAAAGACAATAGCATCATTCACCAAATACCCTTTGGATGTATCCTTTAAATCTTTCATCAATATGATATTGTTCACTCCCACACCATAATCGCTTCGAATCGGGTACCAAGCTGCAGCTGAAATAAAGAAAAAAAATATTAATTTCATTCACCGATTATTCTTGGAAATAAAAAATTATTTTTATTGGTTTAGTCTTCTTACAATATAGTTGCCTGTGGTTGGAGCTACGTTGGTTCTTTAATCGTAGATTAACCGCTCCCCAAGTGTTTGTAACAACTGCGTTTGGCCTAAAGCCTTGAGCATATAAGTAGATTGGAAGTGCATGTGGTCTGCCATCTCCATCCCCTTTCGGGTTAAATCCTAATCTCCTGATTATACATCAACCAAAAACCGTTATTAAAGGAATTCAAATATGCAACTATATAAAGTACTAACCAGTAACGGTCTCCAACGAGAAAATCATCAGAATAGTAGAATTTATCTTCCAAGGTGGAGAAACGAAGAATCTTCCAAGTGAAAACATTGTTTGGTGGGTTTGATATAAATGTGACTTTCTCTTGTTTCTCGGCCGGTTTAACGATGAGGATCTCAGCACCAAAAGAACATGTGTCCTGCACAATGTACCCCTGGTTCGCGTTTTGGAACGTTGCGAGGGAAATCAACTGTCCGAATCCCCACTCTTTTTTCGCCGCGGTGAATCTCTTGACTGCTCCATCTGCAATAGTCCAAAATTATAACCAAACTCAGCTTATAGTCAAATCTTATCATCTACAACCGCCAAATAAAGATGCATGTAGCTAGTCTAACTGAGTTATTTTTATTGGTTGTTTTATTCCTATTTAGTTAGTAATATGAAAGCAAATGGATGATGAATGATGAACATATATACCTGTGACAGCCAAGTACTTGTGTTGCTTTGGATTGTGGACAAATAGTTTGAGATCAACGTTGACTTCCCAACCATATGGAAGCGATTCGGTCTCTTCCATCCTCACGTATAGTGATATATAGCCATTTCCACCGTCGTTTTTATTACCATTCATGTACATTAACAACCTCCTGTTTTTTTTTTGTCATAAAAATAATCCTAATTAATAAATATGTTGAATAAAAGAAAAGAAAAGCCGTTAAGATCATTAACCATTTGTAACCAGCAGCTTCGAAAACAGAGGACTCGTAGAGTTCGGTTCTCTCCTTAATCACGGAGTAGCCTGCTATAGTTACTATCTTACTCGATGGTCGCTCTTCTCTCAACACTCTTGTCACTCCTGTAAACAACGAAAATTTTCCAGGAAAAGTTCAAGAACTGAGTTTCAATGTCCCACCAAGAATACCAAGAGAAAATGGGTTTCATGAGACAAACAAGGGTAGAGCGTCCATTATTCGTATCCATTCACGTATATATGAGATAATATGAAAATGTGTGACCGGTGACCATTCAAGGAACACTTAGAACAAATAAAAAGGGAATGAAAAATAATAAAATAAAAAAATAAGTGGGAATGATTATTCTTTCTCAAAAATAATGAGGAATAATTTTACTTTGTTATTCGCTACAAAAAAAATGATAAGAAATATAAAAGAAAATTAATTCCTTATGAACGATATATTTTTATGGAAATTATAAAGAATTGAATATTTTTTCTCATTTCATTGGTCACCGGTCACACCTACGGTGAATCATACGCAAGTGGGCCAAATAAGTGGAGCATACACAAGAAAAAAGAAAGAAACGCTTTTCACTCGTATAAGGAGTGGTTTCATACAAACAAAGTGGATCTTGCACACATTTTCAAAATTGGTAATAACATTAGTTTTTTTATGCAATAATAACATAGTTAAATATGAAAAGTGTTAATGTGTGGTGGAAATTGATTTTTCCTTGATTTTCTCTTCAAATAGTACTCCCTGCGTTTTATAATTTAAATAGTTTTGCCTAAAAACACAAAGATTAAGAAAACTTATGGTTTAAAAAGTATTGTATAATAAATAGGTTAGATATAATTTAAACAATAAAAAATAAGTCAATTTAATTTGATTGGTTTCACTATATTCAATAAATGTAAAAGTTACCTAGAAATATGAAAACTACTTCTATTTAAAACAAAAAAATTTCCCTAAAACTACTTACAATATGAAACGGAAGGAGTATAATATTTTTGTTTACGTCTGTTTTACAAAATGATTACTAACTGAGTAAACTTAAATTGATTTATCGAATATAACTATTTTAAGATCATCCAAAATCAGATATATATATATATATATGTATATATATATATTTAACTTGAAAACTCAAAATAATAATATATATGTTTAAAATAATTTTCTATCAGCTTCTAAATAACAATTTTGTTATTCATAATGATTTTTTTAAATAACTCTTTTTAATTAAAAATAAATTATGTTATAAAATTTTATATAGACTAATTTAAAATTGTACAGTATTTTGAACCACTTTTATATTCATTTCCATCATTCGTACATATGTTTTAGACCGTTAGATCCGTTTGATCCACTCTTGTACCATTAGAACCACTTTTGTTTCATTCGTTCCGCTTAATCCGCAACGCTAAATCCGTATTTCTCATTCGAAGCCTAACAGCTTTCAGAGATTATCTCTTTACACATGATAAGACTTATACTTTGTCGTATTGTTTAAGTCGGTTTATAACACCGGCTCTTACTCCCTATATAAACAAATCGTGTGTGTGCGCGATAAATAGATAATATAAGTGATACTAGTGATATTTCTTTCTCTCTCTTCTACGTACGAAAACAACTTAAATAGTTGCACGATTGACTCACTTAAATAGTTGCACGATTGACTCACTGCCTAAGTTTTTTTTCACTGGTATTTTATTAAGAGAACCAAGCCCAACAGGCATGGCCCCAAACACAAGAAAAACAAAGGAGCAACAGCCCAAACTATACAAAACCAACTTTCGGCCCATAAGCCCAAAGAAGAAAACCATTGGGGAAGATACCGCGTCCACACCACATGTGTACGGTTGTGTCAGCAAGCCAGAAGACACGCGTCCAAGCGAGAAGCCGTCATCTTCCTTCGGAGTCAGAGAAGAGGCACGACCAAGCTCCGCCATCGGCGAACCCGAACTCGATAATAAATCGATCAAAAGATCGATCCACCAAAGCTCATGTCGAAGGATCTTGACCGACGAATCTACGCTTCAAAAAGAGATATCAATCGTCTACAATCGATCCAGAGCTCCAACTTACTTAAGCGAGTGAACCACCATCTTTATTGATTCAAATAAGCTTGAAGACGAGTCGACCCTAACCAAGGGGAAGAAAGAGAACATGGATCCTCAGACCAAGAGTCGATAGGACAGATGAAGAGAAGAAGCGTAGATCGGAACACCAACCCGGGAACTCCCAGGGAGAAGCCGACGAAGACGGTGCTACCGGAGCCACCGCTTCCCAGAGACAAAGCCGGCGTAGGGTGCTATAGAAGCCACCACTACCCAGAGACCTAACCCCGACAATCGGGAAGCCAAGCCGGAGAAAAACCGGCGATCAAAAGAAAGTCGCTTTCTCTCTTCCCTGTGAAAGATGGAAGAAAGGGAACATAGATGAGAGAGAAATGCGACTTCACTGCCGAAGTTAGTATCACTATCACCTAATACTTCATAAATATTCAAATATTATATATTTCGGATTTTTTTTTACTTTAATAGTCCCTATCGATTAACCTTCCCGTCTCTTTCATTAAGGACAACTAGAACTTTTTGCGCCGTTTTCATTTAAACCATTTTAATGGTTTGGCATTAAACCGCGTTTTTCTAATTCTAATCCGTTCTACGATTATTTTTCTATTTGATTCTTCATCATTTTAATGTATTTAATTTAGTTTCCTTATCAATCTTTTCTCAAGATTTTAGGAAATAATGTATATAAAAAAATATCTATAAGCATTAAATATATTTCAGATTTTTATATATATGTTAGATAAATTTCCCACATCGAAACTTTGTGATTTTCATCAACAAAAATGATTACTATAAATATAGCATGATATTTTGCTTGAGTAATATCAAACGAGCCGCAGTAAACTCAAAGTCTATCTTTTTGATTGGGTTTAAACAACAAAATTTTCATTAATATTCGACAATTAATCGAGTAATAACGTTTAGTTATGTTGAATTGATCGTTTAAATCTTTACGGATTTATTGTGTCGAGTAGCCAAAATCACGGTGGGTGATATCCTTTAGCGTTTTTCTGACTGCAAAAAAATTACTGTGTCGAGTAGCCAAAATCGCAGTGGGTGACCTCCTTTAGCGTTTTTCTGGCTTCAAAACCGGTAAATCGGCCAATTTTTTAAGTTCAAAGAAGAGAATATTGTCAACATACTTTAAATTTTTTTAATAATATATAAAACATAAATTTACAATTTGACACATTTATATGAAACTTACAAAAAAAAATTGTATCATTCATTAATAGTAATTTGAAAGTTTTAAAACACTAAACCACCTAACATATTTCCCTCATTTTTTGCTATTTGTTTCTTTATTAATATTATTAAAAATAAATAATATAATATAAATCGTGATTAACAAGATATTATTGACCTAACAATATTTAGAATATTATATATCCTTGAGATTTTAGGAAATGATTTATTTAGGAAATCTCTATAAACATTAAATATATTTGAGATTTTTATATATATGAAGTGCAAATGTCCCACATCGAAACTTTGTGAAACTCATCAATAAGAATGATTACTATAAATATAGCATGCTCTTTTGCTTAAGTAAAATCAAATGGGCAGTAAAAAATCCAAAGCCTATCCTTTTGATTGGGTTTAAAAAAAAATTATTACACTTTGGCAATTAATCTGAGTAATATTGTTTAGTTATGTTATATTAATTGTTTAAATATTTACCGATTTATTGTGCTGAATAGCCAAAATCACGGTAGGTTGCCCCTATTAGCGTTTTTCCAGCTGCAAAACCGGTAATTCGGCCATGTTTTTTAATTCAACGTGGAGAATATTATCACCATGTGAAAATATGAACAACTCTCGAAAACA is a genomic window containing:
- the LOC106302202 gene encoding uncharacterized protein LOC106302202 isoform X1; this translates as MDSQKRSLGFLSLAFLFITCSSAEFLIHQVTEGRETENNSSYSLQSNLGVTRVLREERPSSKIVTIAGYSVIKERTELYESSVFEAAGYKWRLLMYMNGNKNDGGNGYISLYVRMEETESLPYGWEVNVDLKLFVHNPKQHKYLAVTDGAVKRFTAAKKEWGFGQLISLATFQNANQGYIVQDTCSFGAEILIVKPAEKQEKVTFISNPPNNVFTWKILRFSTLEDKFYYSDDFLVGDRYWRLGFNPKGDGDGRPHALPIYLYAQGFRPNAVVTNTWGAVNLRLKNQRSSNHRQLYSAAWYPIRSDYGVGVNNIILMKDLKDTSKGYLVNDAIVFEAEMVKVSVTNIVPV